From Thermoproteota archaeon:
AAGCTTGACCTCAAGGATGATGCTAGGACAAAGATACTAGAGAGGAAGGGAGTAGCCGAGGAGGAGATGGAGGAGACTATCGAGGAAAAGGAGATGCCTGAAGAGAAAGAAGGGCAGGTAGAGGAGGGAACTCCTAAGGAGGGCGAGGAAGAGACAAGAATAGAGATGGAAACTAAATCAGGAGCCGAGACTGAAGGAGTAGAGACCCAAGAGAGCCAGAGCGCACTGGATGTGGAATCTGAAGGATAGGGAGATGAGTGATTATGGGGAGGATGGGAGGAAGCAGGCATCTAAAGAGACTTGCGGCTCCTGGCTACTGGCCTATAGCCAAGCGGGAAAAGGTCTGGGTGGTGAAGCCGAGACCGGGCCCCCATCCCATGGAGCAGGGGTTCCCTCTACTCGTAGTGGTCAGGGACATCTTGGAGCTGGCCACCACGGCTAGAGAGGCCAAGAGGATCATCTTCATGAAGAAGATCTGGGTGGACGGCAAGCCTAGGTACGATTACAAGTACCAAGTGGGTCTAATGGATGTGATCTCAATACCGGACTTGGGTAAGCATTACAGAATAGTTCCTGATCCCTTCAAGTTCCTGAGGCTTGTGGAGATACCCGAGGCAGAATCGAACCTCAAGATCGTCAAGGTGATGGGTAAGAGGACTGTTAGGGGAGGGAAGATACAGCTGACCACCCATGACGGGAGGAACTTCCTGCTGGGGCCTGATTCGGACACGGCTAAATCGATCAGGGTCGGCCACTCTCTACTGATAGAGGTACCATCACAGGAGATAAAGCAGATCTTCCCGCTTGAGGTGGGAGCTGTTGCCGCCATGATCAGAGGGAGGATGGCGGGTCACATAGGCACCATAAAGGAGTTGGCGGAGTTCATCGAGCTGCAGGACTTGGAGGATCCCAACCTGATATACAGGGGAACCTCGGAGAATGTGCTGGTCGTCGGGAGGGAGAAACCAGCCATAAAGGTGAGGTGATTCCATGACTGTTGAGCTGGCTGACGCCATAGAGGAGAGATGGAAGAGCAACCCCATGCTCATGCCAAAGGTAATGGCAGTGACCCTGAACATAGCCGTCGGCAGGAGCGGGGAGGTACTCCTGAGGGCCGGTAAGGTGCTTGAGGAACTTACCGGACAGAAACCCGTCCAGAGAAGAGCTAAGAGGACCATCAGAGAGTTCGGAATAAGGAAAAGGGAGCCCATAGCCGTCACAGTGACTGTCAGGGGTAAGAAGGCTCTGGAATTGCTGGACAGGGTGGCTGATGCGGTTGATAGGAGAATCAGAGCCAGCGCCTTTGATGAGTTCGGTAACTTCGCCTTCGGTATAAAGGAGCACATAGAGATCCCCGGGGTTAGGTACAAGGCCGACATAGGGATCTTCGGCATGGACGTCATCGTGACCATGGGGAGGGCTGGCTACAGAGTAGCTAAGAGGAGGATAAAGCGCGCAAGGATACCTAGGAGGCACAGGCTGACTAGGGAAGAGTCCATGGCCTTCGCGGAAAAGTACTTAAGGCTGAAGGTGGTGTCCGATAGCGAGTGAGGTGAGGGGGTAAAATGGCGAAGCCGAGGAGAAAGGTGAGGATCAAGGGAAAGGGCGCTTACGTGTGCAGGAGATGCGGGAGAGTGGGGAGAGGCATAATCCGGAAGTACGGTCTCTACCTCTGCAGGCAGTGCTTCTTGGAAGTGGCTCCCCTCATGGGATGGAAGAAGTACGAGTGAGGTGGTCGCTGATGACGAGGCTAGATCCATTGGCCGACGCTATGAGTACCCTGACCAATGCCTCTAGGGTCGGAAAGAGGGAGACCGTCATAAACATAGCTTCCAAGCTCATAGGAAAGGTGCTCAGGATACTCCAAGAGGAGGGCTACGTTGAGGAGTTCGAGTACATAGACGATGGAAGGGCCGGGAAGTACAGGGTCAGGTTGAAGGGAAGGATAAACAAGGCGGGAGTCATAAAACCGAGGTTCTCGGTGAAGAAAGATGAGTTCCTGTACTGGGAGAAGATGTACTTGCCAGCAGAGAACGTAGGGGTCATAATAGTCTCCACCAACCAGGGAATCATGAGTCACAGGGAGGCGAAGAAAAGGGGAATTGGAGGGGTCCTCCTCGCTTACTGCTACTGATACTGAGGTGATGGAGATGGGCAGGTTCCCTAGAGTGGTCACTCAAGCTCAGGAGATTGAGGTCCCTGTGGTAGAGGGTGTTGACGTGGAGGTGGATGGTTCCAAGGTCGTGGTCAAGGGCCCAAAGGGTAGGCTCGAGAAGAAGTTCCACGAGGAATTGGTGGAGATCGTTAAAGAGGGAGACAAGGTCAAGGTGAGAGTCTACGGTAAGAGGAAGTTCCATTATGCTTACTTGGGGACAGTAGCGGCCCACATCAAGAACATGATGAAGGGGGTCACCGAAGGCTTCTCCAAGGAGATGATAATAGTGTACGCCCACTTCCCGATGAAGGTCGAGGTAGACGAGAAGAGGAAACTCGTCGTGATAAATAACTTCCTCGGGGAGAAGGCTCCCAGATACGCTAAGATCGTCGGGGATACTAAGGTGAGGGTTGAAGGGGACAGGATATATATTGAGGGCATATCAAAGGAGGATGTCGGGCAGACGGCGGCCAACATCAGGCAGGCCACTAGAATAAAGGCTAAGGATCCGAGGGTGTTGATGGACGGTATCTACGTGGTGAAGTGAAATGACTGAGTCGAGAGTGGAGGAAAATAGGATTCTCTTACAGAGATTGAAGAAGGAAAAACCTAGGTTCCTGAACCTAGCTAGATACTGGAGGTTGGGCGCTGTCAAGAGCTGGAGGAAACCTCGGGGGATAGATAACAAGCAGAGGCTGAAGCTGAAGAGCAGGCCCAAGCAACCGGTGATCGGATACAAGAATCCTGATGAGATCAGGGGCCTTCATCCCTCGGGCAGGAAGCCCGTTATAGTGCACAATGTGAAAGAGCTGAGGAGCGTGGCCGAGGAG
This genomic window contains:
- a CDS encoding 30S ribosomal protein S4e, with product MGRMGGSRHLKRLAAPGYWPIAKREKVWVVKPRPGPHPMEQGFPLLVVVRDILELATTAREAKRIIFMKKIWVDGKPRYDYKYQVGLMDVISIPDLGKHYRIVPDPFKFLRLVEIPEAESNLKIVKVMGKRTVRGGKIQLTTHDGRNFLLGPDSDTAKSIRVGHSLLIEVPSQEIKQIFPLEVGAVAAMIRGRMAGHIGTIKELAEFIELQDLEDPNLIYRGTSENVLVVGREKPAIKVR
- a CDS encoding 50S ribosomal protein L5, with the protein product MTVELADAIEERWKSNPMLMPKVMAVTLNIAVGRSGEVLLRAGKVLEELTGQKPVQRRAKRTIREFGIRKREPIAVTVTVRGKKALELLDRVADAVDRRIRASAFDEFGNFAFGIKEHIEIPGVRYKADIGIFGMDVIVTMGRAGYRVAKRRIKRARIPRRHRLTREESMAFAEKYLRLKVVSDSE
- a CDS encoding 30S ribosomal protein S14, with product MAKPRRKVRIKGKGAYVCRRCGRVGRGIIRKYGLYLCRQCFLEVAPLMGWKKYE
- a CDS encoding 30S ribosomal protein S8; its protein translation is MTRLDPLADAMSTLTNASRVGKRETVINIASKLIGKVLRILQEEGYVEEFEYIDDGRAGKYRVRLKGRINKAGVIKPRFSVKKDEFLYWEKMYLPAENVGVIIVSTNQGIMSHREAKKRGIGGVLLAYCY
- a CDS encoding 50S ribosomal protein L6 produces the protein MGRFPRVVTQAQEIEVPVVEGVDVEVDGSKVVVKGPKGRLEKKFHEELVEIVKEGDKVKVRVYGKRKFHYAYLGTVAAHIKNMMKGVTEGFSKEMIIVYAHFPMKVEVDEKRKLVVINNFLGEKAPRYAKIVGDTKVRVEGDRIYIEGISKEDVGQTAANIRQATRIKAKDPRVLMDGIYVVK
- a CDS encoding eL32 family ribosomal protein; the encoded protein is MTESRVEENRILLQRLKKEKPRFLNLARYWRLGAVKSWRKPRGIDNKQRLKLKSRPKQPVIGYKNPDEIRGLHPSGRKPVIVHNVKELRSVAEEYGNEAVIYIAGTVGGRKRAAIREEARRLGLTLAN